GAGCATGCCCCAGTGCATTCACCGCGATACCGGCCCCAAGGTCCAGAAAACGTCGCCCGTCCGCTTCCACAAGCCATGTGCCTGCGCCGGAGACAAAGCTCAGCGGGGCACGGGAATAGGTCGGCAGAACGGAAGAGATCATCTGGATCATCCTTATAAGAGGCCGCTTTAACGCTTTGCCATAAAGGGGCAAAAGGCCATGGGCGGCGTGTCGGGTCAAGTGGGTTTGAGGATGGTGCAAGGCACCGGGATCAGACCTGCGGCATGCAGGCCACGTCAGACAGGGGGATTAGCCTTGGCGTCGTCGAAGCAATATGTGTTTGCGTGTGATCATGGCGGGTTGATACTGTGCGCCCGTGTTTTTGCATAGCCCCTTTTTACACTCTTGCCGTGTCTTTCTTATGGGCGCATAGCTTGTCCATGTATCTCGCCAAAGCTCAAAGCAATACCACCGCAGCCACACTGATCACGACCGCAACGGCATTTATTGCCGCCACAATGTTGATTGCCAAGGCCCTCGGCAGTGACAGTTTCGGCACGCCACTGCATGCCTTGCAGATCAGCCACGGGCGATTTCTGTTTGCTTTCATCGGGTTGAGCATGGCCGCCACGCTGCTGCGCCCGCAGTTTGCCCGCCCGCACTGGGGTCTGCATCTGGCACGGACCAGCTGTGGCTGGGCCGGTGTGACGCTGATGTTCGCCTCTGTCGCCTATATTCCACTGGCCGATGCCACTGCGATTACCTTTCTCAACCCGGTGTTCGCGATGATCCTTGCAATCCCCTTGCTGGGGGAAAACGTGGGCCGCATCCGTTGGTCGGCTGCCGCCCTCGCATTTGCCGGGGCCTTGATCCTGTTGCGCCCCACGCCCGCCAGTTTTGATCCTGCGGCTTTGCTGGCCCTGGCAGCGGCGGCGATCATGGGGCTTGAGCTGATTTTCATCAAAAAACTCGCCGGGCGCGAAAACCTTTTCCAAATTTTGCTGTTCAACAACGGATTGGGCCTGTGCATTGCCAGCATCGCAGTCCTCGCATTCTGGCAGCCCCCAACGGCTGCGCAATGGGGGCTGCTGATCACCCTTGGCCTCTGTATAGCCACCGCGCAGAGCTTTTTCGTAAACGCCATGGCCCGCGCAGAAGCCAGCTTTGTCGCGCCGTTCAGCTATGGCACATTGATCTTCGCCGCGCTTTACGATGTGTTGTTTTACAATGTGATACCTGACAGCGTGACATATCTGGGGGCTGCCACTATCATCGCCGGGGCGGTCGTCCTGCTGCTGCGCGAGGCGCAGTTGAAACGCCAGGCTGCCAAGGTAGCTGCAAAGCAATAACGGATCGTCCCTTGCACGTGCCCGCTGAAGGTTTAGTATAGGGACTTGAATTTGCTTAGGCGGTCCTCTTGGCGGGACCGCTTTTTGATAAGAGAGACTTGCAATGTCCTGGACCGATGAGCGCGTTGAAACGCTGAAGAAAATGTGGGGCGAAGGCCAGTCGGCAAGCCAGATCGCCAAGGAGCTTGGCGGCGTGACGCGCAATGCTGTGATCGGCAAGGTGCATCGTTTGGGCCTGTCCAACCGCGCCACAACCGGCACCGCGGCCAAGCCCGACGCAAAACCCAAGGCCAAACCGGCCCCCAGAGCCGAGGCAAAGCCCAAGGCCAAAGCCGAAACAAAAGAGCCGGTGATCATGCAGACGGTAGCCGCCGCGCCGCCGAAATCGACGCTGCCTGCGCGCAAACAGATCATTCCGGCAGGTCAGCCCCTGCCGCCACAACCATCTGCCAATGAAATCTCGCCAGAGGCATTGGCCAAGGTCAACGAAGTTGAAAAAAAGGCCAAGAAAATCGGCCTGATGGAATTGACCGAGCGGACCTGCAAATGGCCCGTCGGCGATCCGGCCACTGAAGATTTCTGGTTCTGCGGGTTGCCTGTGAAACAGGGCAAACCTTATTGCGAGGCCCATGTCGGCGTGGCTTTCCAGCCAATGTCGTCACGGCGCGACCGTCGCCGGTAACAGCTGCCTTTGTTGGGGGAGCAGTGTGATACCGCTGTCCCCTGTTGCAACAATTCCGACGACAGTTTGAATTGCACAACATATCAAGGCGTGGTTCACCAAGGGCACCCAGTTGAAAAGGCCTGACCATGCCCGATACCATCCGCGCCGCTGACGCCCTTGCCCGCCGCCTTTATGCTGCGGGGTGCCGCACCGCCTTTGGCATGCCCGGCGGTGAAGTTTTGACCGTGATTGATGCGCTTCAGGCGGCGAGCATCCGGTTTATCCTTGCCAAACATGAAAACGCTGCTGGTTTCATGGCCGAGGCAGTGCATCACCGCGACCACGCCCCGGCGATTCTGGTCGGCACCATTGGGCCAGGCACGTTGAACGGGGTGAACACCGTTGCCAATGCCCTGCAGGATCAGGTGCCACTGATTGTGATTTCGGGTTGCATGGATGCAGATGAGGCCCAGCGCTACACCCATCAGGTGATCGACCATCAGGCGGTTTTCGCTCCCGTGACCAAGGCCAGCTTCCGCCTGAATGCCGGTGCGGCCCATACCATTGCAGATAAGGCCGTTGCCATCGCCACCGAGGGGCGGATGGGGCCGGTACATATCGACGTGCCGATCTCGGTTGCAGAAGCTGCGGTGCCGCAAACCGCGCCGGTGCCGCGCCCGAAAGCATCCCCCGCTGCACCCAGTGGTGCCGATCTTGCTACCGCACGGGACTGGCTGGAAAATGCGCAACGTCCGGTGATGATTGTCGGTGTGGATGTTCTGAACCAACAGGCGCAGACCGCTGTCATCGAATTCGCCGAAGATCACAGCATTCCCGTGATCACCACCTATAAGGCCAAGGGGATCCTGCCCGAAGATCACGCCCTGTCTTTGGGGGGCGCCGGCCTGTCGCCGCTGGCGGATACGCAACTTCTGCCCTTCGTGCAGGCCGCCGATCTGATCCTTTGTGTCGGCTATGACCCGATTGAAATGCGTCCCGGTTGGCGCGATGTCTGGGATTCAACCCGCCAGAACGTCATTGATATTTCCGCCGTCCCCAACCACCACTACATGCATCAGGCAACCCTGAACTTTGTCACCGATTGCGCCGCCACATTGCAGGCCCTTAGCGACGGGCTTGATGTACAGAAGACATGGGATGAAGGCGAAATTTACAAACTAAAACAAGCGTTGAATACCAGCTTCCCCCGCGATGACGACTGGGGGCCCGCTGCCGTGATCGACACCTGCCGCAAGGTTTTGCCGCGCGATACCATCGCCTCTGTTGACAGTGGGGCGCATCGCATCCTCTTGTCACAAATGTGGGAATGTTATGCCCCGCGCGCCTTGATGCAATCCTCGGCACTCTGCACCATGGGCTGTGCTGTGCCGATGGCAATCGGGGCCAAGATTGCCACGCCCGACCGCCCGGTCGTCTCCTTTTCCGGTGATGCGGGCTTTCTGATGGTTGCGGGCGAATTGGCCACAGCCGCAGAACTGGAGATCGCCCCTATTTTTGTCGTCTTTGTCGATGCCTCGCTTGCTTTGATCGAAAAGAAACAACGTGAACGCCAGCTGAAAAATACCGGCGTTGATTTCGCGCAGCACAACTTTGCCGCCATGGGCGTGGCCTTTGGTGGGGCCGGTGTCACCGTGCGCAGCCGCAACGCGCTCAAAACCGCTTTGACCACGGCGATGGCAGCCGAAACGTTCACCGTCATCGCCGCAATCATCGACCAAGGAGCCTATGATGGCCGCATCTAAAGGGGCCTTGGATGGGCTGTTTGTTCTGGATCTCAGCCGGATTCTGGCCGGTCCTACCTGCACGCAAATGCTGGGTGATCTGGGCGCGACGGTGATCAAAGTCGAAAACCCAAAGACCGGTGGTGATGACACCCGTGGCTGGGGACCGAACTACGCCCGCAATACGGACGGCACCCCCTCTGATCTGTCTGCCTATTTCATGGCCGCCAACCGCAACAAACGCTCTGTCGCGGTTGATATCGCCACCTCTGAGGGGCAACGCATCCTGCGCCATCTTGCCGCCCGCGCCGATATCGTCGTCGAGAATTTCAAACCCGACGGGCTAAAGAAGTATGGGCTGGATCATGAAACCCTGCTCAAGACCCACCCTGCCCTCGTGTATTGCTCTATCTCCGGTTATGGCCAGACCGGCCCGAACCGCAGCCAGCCGGGATATGATCTGATGGCCCAAGGGTTTGGCGGCATCATGTCGATCACCGGCGATCCTGAAGGTCCGCCAATGAAGGTTGGCGTGGGCATTTCGGATGTGATGTGCGGCATGTATGCGACCATTGGCGTGCTGGCCGCCCTGCGCCACCGCGATCAGACCGGTGAAGGCCAGCATATCGATCTGTCGCTGGTAGATTCCTCAATGGCTTGGCTGATCAACGAGGGCACCAATTTCCTGACCTCTGGCCAACTGCCGGAACGGCGCGGCAATGCACACCCCAATATTGTGCCCTATGACGCCTTTGAATGCAGTGACGGGCATATCTTGCTGGCAGTGGGCAATGACGCACAATTCGCACGTTATTGTGACGCATTGGGGCTGGCCGACACCGCTGCGGATCCACGATTTACCACCAACCTTGGTCGTATCGAAAACCGCGCCGCCTTGATGGACGCGATACGCCCTGCCATGCAAGCGCTGAGCAAGCAGGATCTGTTGACCCGCTTGCGCAGCGTTTCTGTGCCCTGCGGGCCGATCAACACCATCGGCGAAGCCCTGACATCAGAACAGGCACAGGCACGCAGTGCGGTTGTTCACCTCCCACGCCCGGATGTCGACAAGGGGCAGCTGCGCCTACTGGGGAATCCGTTGAAACTTTCAGCAACCCCCGTGGCTTACGACCGCGCCCC
This DNA window, taken from Sulfitobacter pacificus, encodes the following:
- a CDS encoding DMT family transporter translates to MYLAKAQSNTTAATLITTATAFIAATMLIAKALGSDSFGTPLHALQISHGRFLFAFIGLSMAATLLRPQFARPHWGLHLARTSCGWAGVTLMFASVAYIPLADATAITFLNPVFAMILAIPLLGENVGRIRWSAAALAFAGALILLRPTPASFDPAALLALAAAAIMGLELIFIKKLAGRENLFQILLFNNGLGLCIASIAVLAFWQPPTAAQWGLLITLGLCIATAQSFFVNAMARAEASFVAPFSYGTLIFAALYDVLFYNVIPDSVTYLGAATIIAGAVVLLLREAQLKRQAAKVAAKQ
- a CDS encoding GcrA family cell cycle regulator encodes the protein MSWTDERVETLKKMWGEGQSASQIAKELGGVTRNAVIGKVHRLGLSNRATTGTAAKPDAKPKAKPAPRAEAKPKAKAETKEPVIMQTVAAAPPKSTLPARKQIIPAGQPLPPQPSANEISPEALAKVNEVEKKAKKIGLMELTERTCKWPVGDPATEDFWFCGLPVKQGKPYCEAHVGVAFQPMSSRRDRRR
- a CDS encoding thiamine pyrophosphate-binding protein — translated: MPDTIRAADALARRLYAAGCRTAFGMPGGEVLTVIDALQAASIRFILAKHENAAGFMAEAVHHRDHAPAILVGTIGPGTLNGVNTVANALQDQVPLIVISGCMDADEAQRYTHQVIDHQAVFAPVTKASFRLNAGAAHTIADKAVAIATEGRMGPVHIDVPISVAEAAVPQTAPVPRPKASPAAPSGADLATARDWLENAQRPVMIVGVDVLNQQAQTAVIEFAEDHSIPVITTYKAKGILPEDHALSLGGAGLSPLADTQLLPFVQAADLILCVGYDPIEMRPGWRDVWDSTRQNVIDISAVPNHHYMHQATLNFVTDCAATLQALSDGLDVQKTWDEGEIYKLKQALNTSFPRDDDWGPAAVIDTCRKVLPRDTIASVDSGAHRILLSQMWECYAPRALMQSSALCTMGCAVPMAIGAKIATPDRPVVSFSGDAGFLMVAGELATAAELEIAPIFVVFVDASLALIEKKQRERQLKNTGVDFAQHNFAAMGVAFGGAGVTVRSRNALKTALTTAMAAETFTVIAAIIDQGAYDGRI
- a CDS encoding CaiB/BaiF CoA transferase family protein, translating into MAASKGALDGLFVLDLSRILAGPTCTQMLGDLGATVIKVENPKTGGDDTRGWGPNYARNTDGTPSDLSAYFMAANRNKRSVAVDIATSEGQRILRHLAARADIVVENFKPDGLKKYGLDHETLLKTHPALVYCSISGYGQTGPNRSQPGYDLMAQGFGGIMSITGDPEGPPMKVGVGISDVMCGMYATIGVLAALRHRDQTGEGQHIDLSLVDSSMAWLINEGTNFLTSGQLPERRGNAHPNIVPYDAFECSDGHILLAVGNDAQFARYCDALGLADTAADPRFTTNLGRIENRAALMDAIRPAMQALSKQDLLTRLRSVSVPCGPINTIGEALTSEQAQARSAVVHLPRPDVDKGQLRLLGNPLKLSATPVAYDRAPPRFGQDTAEVLETWGPDSLGNCD